Genomic DNA from candidate division WOR-3 bacterium:
TTCACCCACTCCGGTCGATGTTCGATGAAGCAGGGAAAATGAAAGAAGCGTACTTCCACAGCGAAATGCCAATCAGATGCGAAGGCGGTGGCTCTTATGCCGACCCAACGGCACAAATTCACCACGTTACCTACGAATGGCTACACAGTTTGGCTGATGTAGTGAACGCACTGATCGCAGCAGGCTTGAGGATCGAATTCCTGCATGAATTCCCGTTCAGCGTTTACGGAGATTGTCCCTGGCTCGAACAGCGGGAGGATAATCTCTGGTATCATGAAAATAAGGAAATCAAAGTACCGATGACGTTTTCGATAAAGGCAAGGAAAGACCATCTACGATAGATCGTTAGTTTCGTTATTCCCGTTAATTTCGCTGTTATAACATCCATTGCAAGTATTCATAAAACATCATAACGAAAAACGTCAGTATCGCTAAAGACAAAATACTGTACGAACGAAGTCGATGTAAATTCTACTCAGACTATTGCAGTTACCGCAGAATTGAGCTTCCCGTTCAGGAGCAGGGGGAACATTACACTTCTCGACTCGCTGCGCTTGCTCGAAGAATAACTCCCATTACCGTTCGAGCGGAGTCGAGAACAAGCCATCACTTTCGCCCCCGGGGACAGGCATAACATTGTGAACACTTTTTCTGACGGACGCTCGTGTAACTTACAGGCTGGCAATGAGCTTCTCTGGAATATGTACGGCAAACACGCAGATAGGATCACCTTTAAGCAGCGATTCGAGAACGTCGACCCGGACTGGTTCATCAAATACTATTTCCCAGTACGCCCGATAGAACCCGGCGCTGCAATTACAGAAGACCGGCGAGATAGGACTGTCTGATTCTTTGAAAGCCTCCTTGACCCACGGACAATGGCAGTAGTAGTATCGTTTTTTCTGCTCAACCTTTTCAGCCAGATACTCCTTGGCCATATGAGGGATCTTCTTGATGATTATCTTATTCCCCCTGCGGATGCCCGATTCGATATGGGGGGCATTTCTCACATAGTCCACAACATCGCTGGTTATCTCCTGTGTGAAAAAAAGGGTTCCGTTCTTTAAATGTGTTTCTAATTCGGCGACGAAATCCACGTGTTTTTGTCTGAGAAAATCATCAATATTCTTTGATTTCAAGAATTTCTCTCTATCCGGTTTTCTCCATTCCTCGTAACGGTCTCTCAAACCCCGATTAAGGAATTGCACGCATCCTTCATCGCCTATTTTTTGTTCTAACTTCGCAACCAGTCTCTTCATGTACTCTGGTTTTTTGTCCGGGCTTATTCCCAGCGCAGGGATTTGAGTATCATCGAATACAGAATCCCTCAGTTCCTTGCTGAATTCACTCGCCAGACGATTAGACAGGTTCTCTATGACTTCCCGACCATCGAGGACTTCCATCCCGGCGATAATGATTTCATTCAGTTTTTTGAAATATCCGTATCTCAAAATACTGAGATAATTATCCACCGTGTTTGTCCCGGCTTCGATCATGCGAGCCGAGTAGTCGTAGAAATCCTTCCTCGTAGCGCTCTCTATTTCTTTTCCGTTCTTCTCGAGGTACAGCTCGAAATCTCTGAGTGTATTCAAAGAATTCTTAATCACTCTCTGATCGATTTTTCTGCCGCTCAAGAATTTCCTGAATCCATCAATATCCATATGTTAAAACTCCTGCTCACGACTAGTGCTGCGTCTATAATAACAAAATATTATCTTACGAGCAATACCCTCCTTGTCTCGCGATGATCACCCGCCTCCAGGTTGTTATTTAATAACGTGGTATTGGATGAATATTACTTAGTGTAATAAAAAACAAAAGTCTGTCAATAATCTTAAAATGGAAACGGGGTCTACTCTATTCCCCCCTTAATGCCGACGATCACTTCCTCGACAGGCATGCTACTGTCCGCCCGCTTCTTTGCTTCCTCCACCATATGGGTTAAGCCTGAGCAACACGGAACCTCCATACGGACCACTCTTATACTTTTCGGTTGCGCGTGCTCAATGATTTGAGCGATCTTCTCTATATATGCTTCGGCATCATCAAACTTCGGGCAACCTACGAGCACGGTCCTTCCTTTCAGAAAATCCTCATGCATGTTCGCGTAGGCAAATGGAACACAGTCCGCGATCACCGCGATGTCGGCATTCCGTAGATATGGAGCGGTTGGCGGAACAAGATGGATCTGAACCGGCCACTGCCTGAGCTCTGAAGATGCTCTCGCCCGTTTCCCCTGAGACTCTTTCTTTTTATCCCATTGAACAACCGCGGCTCCAGGACACACATGTGTCCCTTTTGGCTCCGCGTGAGCATGTTGCTGAGTTTTTGCAGACTGCTCTTTCTGGTGCGTAACATGTTTCTCGAGCATGTCCTTTATCCGTGCAACCGTTGCTTCTTCATCATACGGCTCAGCATCTTCTTCTACAAGTGTCAGAGCATTAGTTGGACAGTTCCCAAGACACGCGCCCAGACCGTCGCAATAGATCTCTTTGACAATTTGTGCCTTCGGGCCCCTTGGGGTTTCTACGATTTGTAGCGCCTGTTCCGGACAAACTGGGATACAGTTCCCACAGCCATTACAGAGATCCTCATCGATCTTAATAATCTTTCTCTTTATCTTATTCATCCCATCCTTCTCCTTCTGTTCTTCAATAGTTCAAATGCCGAGGTTCTTGCGCTTCGCCTCGATATGAGACAAAATGCCGTCGACTGCCTTCACTGCATCGGTATCAACATTCAAATTTCCACCAGTAACGCCTTTGCAGTCCTCGAGCAGCAGCTTTACCAAATTCGGCGCTTTTGTGACGGGTGGCACAGGATTAACGTATGTGTAAAGCCCAAGTGCGAGTGCAAAAATCGCATCGATTGTCGCCTTCTGCTCCATATACTCTGGCGCGGCCGCCGCCACTGGTAGATCGGCAATTGGAACATCACCCAGAGCATGCGCCACTGCAGCCAGCAAATCACCCAGCCGGCCTGTATCAGTGCACGTGCCATAGCTGAGAACCGGTGGCACACCCAGCGCTTCACAAATACTCTTCAACCCGGGACCAGCAAGTTCCTTTGCTTCTGGACTGCATAAACCGGCAACCTGCATTGCGCCATTCCCGCAGCCCAGCGAAAGTACGATGATGTCGCGTTTGATCAGCTCTTTCGCAACGCGCACGCTGTGCACGTCCTGCCCGTTGTCACGCAGAGAGGTACAGGAGACGAGCCCCACAATGCCCCTTATTGTACCCTTCTTGATCGCGTCCAAAAGAGGATCGAGGCTATTACCCAGCGCCGCGAGAATACTCTCGGTCGAAAATCCTACCACGGCTTCTTTCATCGGTAATCCAGTGAAAGGCTTCACCGATCCTCTGCGTTCTTTGAAATTGTCGATCGCCATTTGCAGCAGTTCGGCTGCTTGTTTTTCTGCATCTTCCGGTATGTAGTCTATCCGCTCACTGACTCCCTCGAATGCGACCAGCTGGCTCACCGGGACGAGCTTGAATTTATATTTCTTGGCGTAGGTCGGATCGATGGGCATTGAACAGTTCATGTCCGCGGCAAAAAGATCGACACACCCGCTCGCGAGGATCGCTTCCTGCATTATCCAGTTACCCGTAAAACCGTAGAACACATCGTCCATTTCCCAGCGCTGTATCATTTCCTGCCCGGTTTCAATGTTGGCAATAATCCGCATT
This window encodes:
- a CDS encoding 4Fe-4S dicluster domain-containing protein, producing MNKIKRKIIKIDEDLCNGCGNCIPVCPEQALQIVETPRGPKAQIVKEIYCDGLGACLGNCPTNALTLVEEDAEPYDEEATVARIKDMLEKHVTHQKEQSAKTQQHAHAEPKGTHVCPGAAVVQWDKKKESQGKRARASSELRQWPVQIHLVPPTAPYLRNADIAVIADCVPFAYANMHEDFLKGRTVLVGCPKFDDAEAYIEKIAQIIEHAQPKSIRVVRMEVPCCSGLTHMVEEAKKRADSSMPVEEVIVGIKGGIE
- the cooS gene encoding anaerobic carbon-monoxide dehydrogenase catalytic subunit — translated: MEKERISHHESVHKLYEKIKQDGMTNIWDRYEAQGMGGNPDQRCPFCMGGVRCDLCSNGPCRADVEKDKRGVCGITGDGMAMRMMLLRNVMGASTYHYHTEQTVKTLLSVIKGQSPFEIKEPGKLKIFADRLGIDTSGTDNEIAARLCSFVRADFNRACDEPSRIVEALAPAERKELWRKLNIFPGGIYGEMMMATSSCLTNVDGYYVSLALKAMRLSIAMAYQSQIVNEYCQDIIYGIPRPHKMRVDLGVLDPDYVNVLPNGHEPFLGFAMVQLARKPEWQERAKASGAKGMRIIANIETGQEMIQRWEMDDVFYGFTGNWIMQEAILASGCVDLFAADMNCSMPIDPTYAKKYKFKLVPVSQLVAFEGVSERIDYIPEDAEKQAAELLQMAIDNFKERRGSVKPFTGLPMKEAVVGFSTESILAALGNSLDPLLDAIKKGTIRGIVGLVSCTSLRDNGQDVHSVRVAKELIKRDIIVLSLGCGNGAMQVAGLCSPEAKELAGPGLKSICEALGVPPVLSYGTCTDTGRLGDLLAAVAHALGDVPIADLPVAAAAPEYMEQKATIDAIFALALGLYTYVNPVPPVTKAPNLVKLLLEDCKGVTGGNLNVDTDAVKAVDGILSHIEAKRKNLGI